A single Oryza brachyantha chromosome 8, ObraRS2, whole genome shotgun sequence DNA region contains:
- the LOC102699613 gene encoding probable alpha,alpha-trehalose-phosphate synthase [UDP-forming] 9: MPSPSSSGDEGRPPTPTEPRRVVVAHRLPLLADPNPDAPHGFDFSLDPQALPLQLSHGFPRPVVFVGVLPSAVTEAVPASDELAADLLARFSCYPVFVSAKVHADFYDGFCKHYLWPVLHYLLPLAPSYGTGGGLPFNNDLYRTFLTVNTQFAERVFELLNPDEDLVFVHDYHLWAFPTFLRHKSPSARIGFFLHSPFPTSELFRAIPVREDLLRALLNADLVGFHTFDYARHFLSSCSRVLGLSNRSSRGYIGIEYYGRTVVVKILSVGIDMGQLRAVLPLPETVAKSKEIVDKYRGRWLMLGVDDMDLFKGIGLKLLAMERLLESRANLRGQVVLVQINNPARSLGRDVDEVHAEVLAIRDRINGRFGWEGYEPVVVIDGAMPMHDKVAFYTSADICVVNAVRDGLNRIPYFYTVCRQEGPVPNASSGKPRQSTIIVSEFVGCSPSLSGAIRINPWNVDDVADAMNTALKMSNTEQRLRQEKHYRYVSTHDVVYWAQSFDQDLQKASKDNSSMVMLSFGLSMSFRVVALGPNFQKLSPDHIDPAYRQTGNRLILLDYDGTVMPQGLINKEPSEKVIRTLNALCSDPANTVFVVSGRGKDELAKWFAPCERMGISAEHGYFTRWSRDSPWESCKLVTNFDWKNIAEPVMKHYTDATDGSYIEVKETSLVWHYEEADPDFGSCQAKELQDHLQNVLANEPVYVKSGHQIVEINPQGVGKGVAVRSLISTIGDRGSLPDFILCVGDDRSDEDMFEAMSSSAFPETTQIFPCTVGNKPSSAKYYLDDPEDVLKMLQGLKTDSSIPQHPAAPVTFENPLE; the protein is encoded by the exons ATGCCCTCCCCCTCCAGctccggcgacgagggccgccCGCCGACTCCGACGGAGCCGCGCCGGGTGGTGGTCGCCCACCGCCTCCCACTCCTCGCGGATCCCAACCCGGACGCGCCGCACGGGTTCGACTTCTCCCTCGACCCGCAGGCGCTCCCGCTCCAGCTCTCCCATGGCTTCCCCCGCCCCGTCGTCTTCGTCGGCGTGCTCCCCTCCGCCGTCACGGAGGCCGTCCCCGCGTCCGACGAGCTCGCGGCCGACCTCCTCGCGCGGTTCTCCTGCTACCCGGTGTTCGTCTCCGCCAAGGTCCACGCCGACTTCTACGATGGCTTCTGCAAGCACTACCTGTGGCCGGTGCTCCACTACCTCCTCCCGCTCGCGCCCTCCTACGGCACCGGTGGCGGGCTTCCCTTCAACAACGACCTCTACCGCACCTTCCTCACCGTCAACACGCAGTTCGCCGAGCGCGTATTCGAGCTCCTCAACCCCGACGAGGACCTCGTGTTCGTCCACGACTACCACCTCTGGGCGTTCCCCACCTTCCTGCGCCATAAATCCCCAAGCGCCCGCATCGGTTTCTTCCTCCACTCTCCCTTCCCCACCTCGGAGCTCTTCCGCGCCATCCCCGTTCGCGAGGACCTCCTCCGCGCCCTCCTCAACGCCGATCTCGTGGGCTTCCACACCTTCGATTACGCGCGCCACTTCCTCTCCTCGTGCTCCAGGGTCCTCGGCCTCTCCAACCGCTCGAGCCGCGGCTACATAGGCATCGAGTACTACGGCCGCACGGTGGTCGTGAAGATCCTCTCCGTCGGCATCGACATGGGCCAGCTCCGCGCGGTCTTGCCGTTGCCGGAGACGGTCGCCAAGTCTAAGGAGATCGTTGACAAGTACAGGGGCCGCTGGCTGATGCTCGGCGTGGACGACATGGATTTGTTCAAGGGGATTGGGCTTAAGCTCTTGGCCATGGAGAGGCTGCTGGAGTCGCGGGCGAACTTGCGCGGCCAGGTGGTTCTCGTGCAGATCAACAACCCGGCGCGGAGCCTTGGCCGCGACGTCGACGAGGTCCACGCGGAGGTGCTGGCGATCCGTGACCGGATCAATGGCCGGTTCGGCTGGGAAGGGTACGAACCAGTGGTTGTGATCGACGGAGCCATGCCGATGCACGACAAGGTGGCGTTCTACACTTCCGCGGACATCTGCGTCGTGAATGCCGTGCGCGACGGGCTGAACAGGATACCGTACTTCTACACCGTGTGCCGGCAGGAGGGCCCGGTTCCCAACGCTTCGTCCGGGAAGCCGAGGCAGAGCACCATTATCGTGTCAGAGTTTGTCGGGTGCTCACCGTCGCTGAGCGGCGCGATCCGCATCAACCCGTGGAATGTGGACGACGTCGCGGACGCCATGAACACGGCGCTGAAGATGAGCAACACCGAGCAGCGGCTGCGCCAGGAGAAGCACTACAGGTACGTGAGCACGCACGACGTCGTCTACTGGGCGCAGTCGTTCGACCAGGACCTGCAGAAGGCCTCCAAGGACAACTCGTCCATGGTGATGCTCAGCTTCGGCCTCAGCATGAGCTTCCGCGTCGTCGCGCTCGGCCCCAACTTCCAGAAACTCTCACCTGATCACATTGACCCGGCGTACCGCCAGACTGGCAACAGGCTCATTTTACTGGACTACGATGGCACAGTGATGCCACAGGGGCTGATCAACAAGGAGCCCAGTGAGAAAGTGATCCGTACTCTGAATGCATTGTGCTCAGATCCAGCGAACACCGTTTTCGTTGTCAGTGGGCGGGGGAAGGATGAATTGGCCAAATGGTTTGCACCGTGCGAGAGGATGGGGATCTCTGCAGAGCACGGCTACTTCACAAG GTGGAGCAGGGATTCTCCCTGGGAGTCATGCAAGTTGGTGACAAATTTTGATTGGAAGAACATCGCTGAGCCTGTAATGAAGCACTACACTGATGCAACCGATGGGTCATACATCGAGGTTAAAGAAACATCACTAGTGTGGCACTACGAGGAGGCTGATCCGGATTTTGGATCATGTCAAGCCAAGGAGCTCCAGGACCACCTGCAGAATGTGCTTGCGAACGAGCCAGTCTATGTGAAGAGTGGACATCAAATTGTTGAAATTAATCCTCAG GGTGTGGGCAAAGGAGTAGCCGTGCGGAGCCTCATTTCAACCATTGGAGATCGTGGCAGCTTGCCAGATTTCATCCTCTGCGTTGGTGATGACCGGTCCGATGAAGACATGTTTGAGGCAATGAGCAGCAGTGCATTCCCGGAGACTACTCAGATCTTCCCCTGCACTGTCGGCAACAAGCCAAGCTCGGCCAAGTACTACCTGGATGACCCGGAGGATGTTCTCAAGATGCTCCAGGGCCTGAAGACGGACTCGTCGATTCCGCAGCACCCCGCGGCACCCGTCACGTTCGAAAATCCGCTAGAGTGA
- the LOC102699888 gene encoding receptor-like protein kinase, translating to MSLVMWHWFFFFFTFVSSSWSLTSDGLALLALSRDLILPPSISSSWTASDATPCKWTGVSCDKKNDVISLDLSSFGVSGSLGLQIGFMKNLQVLSLSNNSISGSIPHDLSNCSMLNQLDLSINNFSGEIPASLGNIKKLHSLSLYSNSLTGEIPEGLFKNHFLEELYLHFNNLSGSIPSAIGEMTNIRYLWLHSNKLSGVLPDSLGNCTKLEELYLLDNQFSGSFPKTLSHIKGLKVFDVTSNTFTGEITFSFEDCKLEIFILSFNQISGEIPSWLEHCSSLTQLALVNNNISGEIPASLGLLRNLSKLLLSQNSLSGPIPPEIGNCQLLVWLELDANELNGTVPKELANLSNLEKLFLFQNHLTGEFPEDIWAIKSLESILLYENGFTGRLPPVLADLKFLQNITLFNNFFSGIIPPDLGVNSRLTQIDFTNNSFTGGIPSNICAGKRLRVLDLGFNLLNGSIPSNVVDCPGLQRIILQNNNLSGPIAQFRNCANLSYIDLSHNSLSGNIPESLGRCVNITMINWSGNKLFGPIPAEIGDLVNLRVLNLSHNSLQGVLPVQISNCSRLYMLDLSFNSLNGSVLTTVSNLKFLSQLRLQENKFSGGIPDSLSQLDMLIELQLGGNILGGCIPSSLGRLIKLGIALNISSNGLVGDVPPLLGNLMELQSLDLSLNDLTGGLDMLGNLQVLHVLNVSYNRFSGPVPANLLKFLVSSPSSFNGNPDLCISCHTEDSSCKVSNVLKPCGVTKGGHKQFKIAVIVIGSLFVGAVVVLILSCILLKFHHPKAKSEEAVSTLFEGSSSKLNEVIEATENFDDKYIIGTGAHGTVYKATLRSGEVYAVKKLAISAQRGSYKSMIRELKTLSKIRHRNLIKLKEFWLRSEYGFMLYVYMEQGSLGDVLHGIQPPPSLDWSVRYNIALDTAHGLAYLHDDCRPAIIHRDIKPGNILLDKDMVPHISDFGIAKLMDQSSVATETTGVIGTTGYMAPELAFSTRSSVESDVYSFGVVLLELLTRKQAVDPSFPDNMDIVSWVTSTLNGTDQIELVCDPSLMEEVYGTVEIEEVRKVLSLALRCTAKEASRRPAMADVVKELTDVKRSVGKLSKPEKTASPSSH from the exons ATGAGTCTGGTTATGTGGCACtggtttttcttcttcttcacttTTGTTTCATCATCATGGAGTTTGACATCAGATGGTCTAGCCCTTCTTGCTCTGTCTAGGGATCTCATATTACCTCCTTCCATAAGTTCCAGTTGGACAGCTTCTGATGCAACTCCTTGTAAATGGACTGGTGTTTCCTGCGACAAAAAGAATGATGTGATTTCTCTTGACCTGTCATCTTTTGGAGTTTCTGGTTCTCTAGGGCTCCAAATTGGATTTATGAAGAACCTACAAGTACTTAGCTTGTCAAATAACAGCATATCTGGTTCAATCCCTCATGATTTGAGCAACTGCAGCATGCTTAATCAATTGGATTTGTCCATTAACAATTTTTCTGGTGAGATACCAGCATCCCTTGGCAACATTAAAAAACTGCATTCACTTTCTTTGTACAGTAATTCCCTCACTGGCGAAATACCAGAGGGGCTGTTCAAGAATCATTTTCTGGAGGAACTTTACCTCCATTTTAATAATCTCAGTGGTTCTATTCCCTCAGCAATTGGAGAAATGACTAATATTAGATACCTATGGTTGCATAGCAATAAATTATCTGGAGTTCTACCAGATTCACTTGGCAACTGCACCAAGTTGGAGGAGCTCTATCTACTAGATAATCAATTCAGTGGGAGTTTTCCAAAAACCTTGAGCCATATCAAAGGACTGAAGGTATTTGATGTCACCTCAAATACTTTCACAGGTGAGATAACATTCAGTTTTGAGGACTGCAAGCTGGAGATATTCATATTGTCATTTAATCAGATCAGCGGCGAAATTCCATCATGGCTAGAGCATTGTAGCAGCTTGACACAGCTTGCACTTGTCAACAATAATATCTCAGGCGAGATTCCAGCATCTCTTGGCTTATTGAGAAACCTCTCTAAACTTTTACTTTCTCAGAACTCACTGTCTGGGCCAATTCCTCCTGAGATAGGTAACTGCCAGTTGCTGGTGTGGCTGGAGTTGGATGCAAACGAGCTCAATGGCACTGTTCCTAAAGAGCTAGCAAATCTGAGCAACTTAGAGAAACTCTTTCTGTTCCAAAATCACCTAACTGGGGAGTTCCCTGAGGATATTTGGGCAATCAAGAGCCTGGAAAGTATCCTTCTCTATGAAAACGGTTTTACTGGGAGGCTACCTCCAGTGTTAGCTGACCTGAAGTTCCTGCAGAACATTACACTGTTCAATAATTTCTTCTCTGGAATCATACCACCGGATTTGGGTGTTAATAGTCGTTTAACCCAAATTGATTTCACAAACAATAGTTTTACTGGTGGAATACCATCTAACATTTGTGCAGGCAAAAGATTGAGAGTCCTGGACTTGGGCTTTAATCTTCTAAATGGTAGCATCCCATCCAATGTTGTGGACTGCCCAGGTTTGCAACGAATCATTCtgcaaaacaataatttaagTGGGCCCATTGCACAATTTAGAAACTGTGCAAATCTTAGTTATATAGATCTGAGTCATAATTCCTTAAGTGGAAACATTCCAGAAAGCTTGGGTAGATGTGTAAATATTACGATGATAAACTGGTCAGGAAACAAGCTTTTTGGTCCAATACCAGCTGAAATTGGAGACTTGGTGAATTTGAGAGTGCTAAACCTCTCACATAACAGCCTACAAGGTGTGCTTCCAGTGCAAATTTCTAATTGTTCCAGGCTGTACATGCTTGACTTGAGTTTCAACTCTTTGAATGGTTCGGTACTCACAACAGTAAGCAACCTTAAATTTCTGTCACAACTACGGTTGCAAGAGAATAAATTCAGTGGGGGCATACCTGATTCCCTCTCACAGTTGGATATGCTTATTGAGCTGCAACTTGGTGGCAACATTCTTGGGGGTTGTATCCCTTCGTCGTTAGGAAGGTTGATAAAACTGGGCATTGCCTTGAATATCAGTAGTAATGGACTTGTTGGTGATGTTCCACCACTATTGGGGAATTTGATGGAGCTGCAAAGTTTAGATTTGTCTCTTAATGACCTCACTGGAGGACTTGACATGTTAGGAAACTTACAAGTATTACATGTATTAAATGTTTCCTACAATAGATTCAGTGGTCCGGTCCCAGCAAATCTTCTGAAGTTTCTGGTTTCCTCACCAAGCTCCTTTAATGGCAATCCAGACCTCTGTATCTCTTGCCATACCGAAGATTCTTCTTGCAAGGTTTCTAATGTTTTGAAACCTTGTGGAGTGACCAAAGGAGGACACAAACAATTCAAGATTGCTGTTATAGTTATTGGTTCTTTGTTTGTTGGAGCAGTTGTTGTACTTATACTGAGCTGCATTCTTTTAAAGTTTCATCACCCAAAGGCGAAAAGTGAAGAAGCAGTCAGTACTTTGTTTGAAGGCTCTTCTTCTAAATTAAATGAGGTTATAGAGGCTACTGAAAACTTTGATGACAAGTATATCATCGGTACTGGTGCTCATGGAACTGTTTACAAGGCAACACTAAGGTCAGGAGAAGTATATGCTGTGAAGAAGCTTGCAATATCTGCACAGAGAGGTTCGTATAAAAGCATGATCAGAGAATTGAAGACATTAAGTAAAATTAGGCACCGGAACTTGATAAAACTGAAAGAATTTTGGTTAAGAAGTGAGTATGGGTTCATGCTTTATGTTTATATGGAGCAAGGTAGCCTTGGTGATGTTCTGCATGGGATCCAACCTCCTCCAAGTTTGGACTGGAGTGTGCGCTACAACATAGCTCTTGATACTGCCCATGGCCTAGCATATCTACACGATGACTGTCGCCCTGCAATCATTCACCGAGATATTAAGCCTGGAAACATACTTTTGGACAAGGACATGGTTCCACATATATCAGATTTTGGCATTGCAAAGCTCATGGACCAATCTTCTGTTGCTACAGAGACCACTGGAGTTATTGGCACCACTGGCTATATGGCCCCAG AGTTGGCATTTTCCACCAGGAGTAGCGTCGAGTCTGACGTATACAGCTTCGGCGTTGTGCTACTTGAGCTGCTAACAAGAAAACAGGCCGTGGATCCTTCGTTCCCCGACAACATGGACATCGTCAGCTGGGTGACTTCCACGCTCAATGGCACCGACCAAATTGAACTCGTCTGCGACCCATCTCTGATGGAGGAAGTCTACGGCACCGTCGAAATAGAGGAGGTTAGGAAGGTACTGTCTTTGGCTCTTAGATGCACAGCGAAGGAGGCGAGCCGAAGGCCGGCAATGGCCGATGTTGTGAAGGAGCTGACCGATGTCAAGCGCTCTGTTGGGAAGTTGTCGAAGCCGGAGAAGACGGCCTCCCCCAGCTCACACTGA